A window of Exiguobacterium sp. Helios genomic DNA:
GGGACAAGCTCTTCTTTATAGGCGATTTGATAAGCATTGACGATTTCACGAATCTGTAAGCCGATTGCGACAATGACAAGTACACCTAATAACACGATGATGACTTTTTTCATTCCATTTTTCCCCCATGTCTTTCGAATTCCTTACTTTAAATCTAGCCCAGGTTCGGCATTCATGGCAAGTGTCGATTGGCGGCCTGCCCGGTAAGGGTGAATCGCTGCCGCTCCAATCATCGCGGCATTATCACCGCATAAGTGCATCGGCGGAATGACCAACTCGATGCCTTCACGTGCACAGGCTTCCGTCAATCCTGCCCGCAGTCCGCGGTTGGCGGCGACGCCACCCGCAACAAGCAACTGTTTGCCGCCCTTTTCCTTAACGGCACGGATCGCTTTCGTAACAAGCACTTCGACGACGCTCGCCTGAAAACTGGCAGCCAAGTCTTCCGGAATGATTACTTCGCCGCGTTGTTCGGCGTTATGAACCGCATTGATGACAGAAGATTTGAGTCCGCTGAAGCTGAAGTCATACGACTCTTTCTCGAGCCAAATCCGCGGGAAATGGAATGTGTCCTGACCGGTTTGCGCCAGTTGATCAATCCGGGGACCGCCGGGATAAGGAAGTTTTAACGTCCGTGCTACTTTATCATAGGCTTCTCCCGCCGCATCATCCCGGGTTTCACCGATGACTTCATACACGCCATCTTCCGGCATGTAAATCAATTCTGTATGTCCACCGGATGCAATCAAGCAGACGAGAGGAAAGTGGAGCTCTTGTTCCAAACGGTTGGCATAGATGTGACCGGCGATGTGATGGACACCGAGAAGCGGCTTACTGTGTGCGAATGCCAACGCTTTTGCTGCACTGACACCGACGAGTAATGCACCGACAAGACCGGGTCCTTCCGTAACGGCAATCGCATCGATGTCATCCATCGTGACACCGGCTTCCGTTAACGCATCGTCAATGACATACGTGATGCGTTCCACATGATGACGGGATGCGACTTCCGGGACAACTCCTCCAAAACGTTTATGGCTTTCAATTTGGGAAGATACGACATTCGATAAGACGTCTGTTCCTCCGCGGACGACAGCCGCAGCTGTCTCATCACAACTTGATTCAATGGCTAATATCAACGGCTGTGTCATCACTCGTCTCCTTCCAGTTCCAGCCAATAGATGGCTGCATCTTCATTATTATCTTGATAATACCGTTTTCTCGTTCCGGCATATAAAAAGCCCAGTTTCTCATACAGTGTCCGTGCCGGTGTATTCGATACACGTACTTCAAGCGTCATCGCCCGTAATCCTAATTGTCTGGCTTGTTCAATTAACGCAACCAGCAATGTCTCACCGATTCCACGACCACGTGCCTTTTGTTTAACGGCGACGTTCGTGATATGGCCTTCATCAGCAATGTGCCATAGCCCTGCGAATCCAATGATTTCATCCGTCTCTGCGACCAGGTAATACGCATTCGGATTTTGTGTCATCTCCGCAATGAATGATTCCAGTGTCCACGGTGTCGCAAAAGATTCGAGTTCCACAGCATGCACACCAGGTGCATCCATAACCGTCATTTTTCGAACGGAGACATTAGTCATGACGTTGTGCCTCAATCCATTTTGCTTCTGCTTCCGCGAGACGTAAGTAACGCGGCTCAAACGAATGGACTTCAACCGGTTCACGGGTAGCACCAAGCAACGCAAGGACACCCGCCCGCGGTGAACGGAAGGCCGGGCTCACGATCGTAAACGG
This region includes:
- the tsaD gene encoding tRNA (adenosine(37)-N6)-threonylcarbamoyltransferase complex transferase subunit TsaD; protein product: MTQPLILAIESSCDETAAAVVRGGTDVLSNVVSSQIESHKRFGGVVPEVASRHHVERITYVIDDALTEAGVTMDDIDAIAVTEGPGLVGALLVGVSAAKALAFAHSKPLLGVHHIAGHIYANRLEQELHFPLVCLIASGGHTELIYMPEDGVYEVIGETRDDAAGEAYDKVARTLKLPYPGGPRIDQLAQTGQDTFHFPRIWLEKESYDFSFSGLKSSVINAVHNAEQRGEVIIPEDLAASFQASVVEVLVTKAIRAVKEKGGKQLLVAGGVAANRGLRAGLTEACAREGIELVIPPMHLCGDNAAMIGAAAIHPYRAGRQSTLAMNAEPGLDLK
- the rimI gene encoding ribosomal protein S18-alanine N-acetyltransferase is translated as MTNVSVRKMTVMDAPGVHAVELESFATPWTLESFIAEMTQNPNAYYLVAETDEIIGFAGLWHIADEGHITNVAVKQKARGRGIGETLLVALIEQARQLGLRAMTLEVRVSNTPARTLYEKLGFLYAGTRKRYYQDNNEDAAIYWLELEGDE